gcgctggttactgtctctgtgacagtaattctgaagcccagtatcctatcgctacacatagtggcgtaagggtatattacgggagtaatgggagtactttagcctgggaggctatcacccgagcctgggaggctcactcgtatggctatcgccttccccttctcactttactacttaagctagcggggctagctcgattttcgtttaaccaacggggctggtcttatttttttccttgagatcagagttccaactctttcttttaaatcgtatgtgactagcggggctagtcggatttcatgagtggaactcctattgttttattttcgttaatccttgcatgcatcgggaattttttaaagaaataaatgtgggaaagtataaaatcatttttgttaaaaattgtttatttttgtccactcacgctaacgttttttatgtactttcccctgggcccttcggtttcaaatgcccagtttgcaggcaaattggttgaggtcgggcgtacacagagttgaggcatagtcaacagcatggctttcGCATTtgtctttgaattaggtttcctcttatacctttctgttagaattgctctgattacctatgggatttatgctatccgagttgagatgtgtgttttgtgaattggagactgatgttgatttggggagcagggtggctccaggagcataaggatgaattgattgagaagtgtaaatattttctacaggtttgggtagcccattttaggggaagttccgccaaattttttgtagaatttcttctaaggtgggccccgcagggtcacttcggatttcaaggtgaaatccggggcgggtcctgtcatagcAATTACTGTATTCATTGCATTCAAATCTTACTTAATATGTACAACTGACTCCTATTTAAAATTGGCTTTTTCTCTTTCATTTCTTACCATTTGTTATCAATGCCATTCAATTCAGACCAGCACATATTAGCTATATTAGTatcatttttgttttaattggtaatttttgttttaattggtACATCTGAATTTAACTATAAGAGCATTCAATAATTGTTAAGATATATTCTCaattattggagttaaatcccaatatattcttggtggccagggggaggaagcgttctgacaagatctcccgagcacggattagtctgtgggcctaggaagcttttgaggacatcgtgtgattgacaaatcaaaaaaaaaaaaattattaagatATATGCACATTTTTATATTTAAGATAAGATTAGCTAAAGCAAGTTTCGAGTTTAAATTCTCATCTCtccataaaaataaataaatcaatgaTAGCATTTATAGTATAAATGTGAGGATGAGTACTCTATCGATcgatcatttaaaaaaaaaaattcctgtaAAAGTTGACCTCGTTGTAAAAATTCTTTATACATAGGAGTCATGTAAAAAGACAGATAACCCGGAGTACGTGTGTTACCACACCGGTCTCACCCATGGGATAATTGAGTGAACTCATTCGCTTTCACTTTGGTCTTGTTCTTCTAATCTAAAACTAACCTAAAACCATGAGAATTCTAATATACTCTTGTAATCTTTTGTGCataattataatttttcaatGCAGTAGAATACGTCACATTCACACACGCGCTACATCGCACTTAGAGTCGCATGTAGGGGCGGATAATTTTTCCAGCATAAGTATATAAACCAGTTTTTGGAATGAGTTGTTCGGAAAGACCGGCATGTGAATATAAAGGCCAATTACATATGTGAAAAAGACACTTGCACCTGTTGCACAAAAAACAGACACAAATCGCTTTTGGAAATGTCAGGGGAATTAAATGGTACAAGTCACATAGGAGAGCAGTTATTTGTCCATAGTAGCTCGACTTAGTTATCTGTGGATCCTTTCACTTGCTCAACCTTGACTAAATTGGCAGAGCCAAGCCTCTTCCTCAAAGCCCTAGTCAAGCAAACCGAATCAAATCCATCCCCAATCACCTCCACATGATCTCTGTGTTCACCTTGTATTGACACTTTGTTTACACCTGTTTAATTAGTACAATTAATAATTAAATAACAGTTCGATCGATTTCAATGCAACTACAGGAAGTACGAAATTCATGGATGCATACCAGGTGCACTTGCTGCAATTTTCATAGCCTTGGTTCTGCATTTGTCGCAATGAACTTGCAACTTCACAAGTATCTTTTGCTGCACAATGCCGTATAAATAACAACAATCACAATCCAATTTCCAATTTGGAAAACCCGTTTTAAATTTGTATTAATGAACAGTAATTAACCTTCACAAAATGGAGTTGTGATAACAAGTacatatttgaaacttgaaaggGCTTACCATCATCTTCGAGATAGAGTACTGTGAAATGgatactagctagctagctttttGAGTTGGGATGGAGAACTCTATGAATCTATTGCAAAATATGAAGTAGGATATCACTATCTATGCTGTGTTAACGTTAACATCGCCCCCAGTACTTATATAGGGTTGGAAAACTTCCTCTACGAGTAGTTTCCtggtaaaattattatttttgtcattttcTGAGTTTGAAAAAAAGTCAGAAGACTCAGAGCAAAAACCGCGGTTTCCTTGACTCAGGTCAACTTCAGTGTTTGAAAATTCAGAATGTTCTCATCCTCTTTATGCATGTACGAACATTTTCCGACAACCAATGAATAGATTGTTAAATTACCGACGTGAAGAAAGTTTGGGTCAAGTCGCCCATAATTGTCCACTTAACACGTGGCAAACTTTTCATTC
Above is a genomic segment from Rosa chinensis cultivar Old Blush chromosome 3, RchiOBHm-V2, whole genome shotgun sequence containing:
- the LOC112193878 gene encoding heavy metal-associated isoprenylated plant protein 47 codes for the protein MMQKILVKLQVHCDKCRTKAMKIAASAPGVNKVSIQGEHRDHVEVIGDGFDSVCLTRALRKRLGSANLVKVEQVKGSTDN